A genomic window from Lotus japonicus ecotype B-129 chromosome 1, LjGifu_v1.2 includes:
- the LOC130733908 gene encoding trans-resveratrol di-O-methyltransferase-like: MEFKDGENAAKLLRAQSHIWNHILSYINSMSLKCVVDLGIPDIIHNYGKPMPLSKLIASLPIHSSKAGNIPRLMRVMIHSGFFSQHNITENELEVEYTLTDDSILLLKGHPFSILPFLLCSNDPILKKPWHHLSTWFKNDDLTPFETAHGMLPWDYANRDPKVNNLLNESMACDAQLIAGVFIEKCKDMLNGLESLVDVGGGTGTMARAIAKSFPRLKCTVFDLPHVVADLQGSENLEYIGGDMFKEIPPADAILLKWILHDWSDEECLKILKNCKEAIKSKGKEGKVIIIDMVIEEDKGDDKSVETQLLFDMGMMVLTTGKERSMKEWGILISSAGFSDYKISPVLGLRSVVEIYP, encoded by the exons ATGGAATTCAAAGATGGAGAGAATGCTGCTAAATTGCTTCGGGCTCAAAGCCACATATGGAATCACATTTTGAGCTACATAAACTCCATGTCCCTTAAATGTGTAGTTGATCTAGGCATTCCAGATATCATTCACAACTATGGCAAACCCATGCCACTCTCAAAGCTCATTGCTTCACTACCAATCCACTCATCCAAAGCCGGCAACATCCCTCGCTTGATGCGAGTCATGATCCattctggcttcttctctcAACACAATATCACAGAGAATGAGCTAGAAGTGGAGTATACACTAACTGATGATTCTATTCTGCTCCTTAAGGGTCACCCCTTCAGTATTCTGCCTTTTTTGCTTTGCTCCAATGATCCAATTTTGAAAAAGCCGTGGCATCATTTGTCAACTTGGTTCAAAAATGATGATCTTACACCCTTTGAAACAGCACACGGGATGTTGCCATGGGATTATGCTAACCGTGACCCCAAAGTTAATAACTTATTAAATGAATCCATGGCATGTGATGCTCAATTGATTGCCGGTGTGTTTATAGAGAAGTGCAAGGATATGTTGAATGGATTGGAGTCATTGGTTGATGTTGGGGGAGGCACAGGGACCATGGCAAGGGCAATTGCTAAATCATTCCCACGTTTGAAGTGCACTGTGTTTGATCTCCCACATGTTGTTGCTGATTTGCAAGGAAGTGAGAACCTTGAATATATTGGAGGGGACATGTTTAAGGAAATTCCTCCGGCGGATGCCATTTTGCTGAAG TGGATATTGCATGACTGGAGTGATGAGGAATGTCTAAAAATACTAAAGAATTGCAAGGAAGCAATAAAGAGCAAAGGCAAAGAAGGGAAAGTGATTATCATAGACATGGTTATTGAGGAAGATAAGGGAGATGATAAATCAGTTGAAACACAATTACTCTTTGATATGGGGATGATGGTGTTGACCACTGGAAAAGAGAGAAGCATGAAAGAATGGGGTATTTTGATTTCCTCTGCTGGATTCAGTGACTACAAGATATCTCCTGTTCTGGGATTAAGGTCTGTTGTTGAGATCTATCCATAG
- the LOC130733909 gene encoding trans-resveratrol di-O-methyltransferase-like codes for MEIQEGERDAAKLLQALGHIWNHIFSFMNSMTLKCVVELGIPDIIHNFGKPMPLSQLIRSLPIHSSKAGNIHRLMRIMIHSDFFSQHNVSENELEVEYTLTNASMLLLKDHPFSMTPLLHFELDPILTNPWHHLSTWFKNETPTSFETAHGMLFWDYVDRDPKLHRSFNEGMASDSQLITSVFIEKCKDMFNGLESLVDVGGGTGTMTKAIAESFPQLKCTVLDLPHVVSGLQGSENLNYVGGDMFKEIPPTDAILLKLWILHDWSDDECLKILKKCKEAIKSKGKEGKVIIIDMVMEEKKEDHKLVETQLFFDMLMMVVLTGKERNKKEWVKLITSAGFNDYKITQVLGLRSIIEIYP; via the exons ATGGAAATCCAAGAGGGAGAGCGTGATGCTGCCAAACTGCTTCAGGCTCTAGGCCACATATGGAATCACATTTTCAGTTTCATGAACTCCATGACCCTTAAATGTGTAGTTGAATTGGGCATACCAGATATCATACACAACTTTGGCAAACCCATGCCACTCTCACAACTCATTCGTTCACTACCAATCCACTCATCCAAAGCCGGCAACATTCATCGCTTGATGCGAATCATGATCCATTCTGACTTCTTCTCTCAACACAATGTCAGTGAGAATGAGCTAGAAGTCGAGTACACGTTAACTAATGCATCTATGCTGCTCCTTAAGGATCACCCTTTCAGCATGACACCTCTCTTGCATTTCGAGCTTGATCCAATTTTGACAAACCCATGGCATCATTTGTCTACTTGGTTCAAAAATGAGACTCCTACATCGTTTGAAACAGCACACGGGATGTTGTTTTGGGATTATGTTGACAGAGATCCCAAACTTCACAGGTCATTCAATGAAGGCATGGCAAGTGATTCTCAATTGATCACTAGTGTGTTCATTGAGAAGTGCAAGGATATGTTTAATGGATTGGAGTCATTGGTTGATGTTGGGGGAGGCACAGGGACCATGACAAAGGCCATTGCTGAATCATTCCCACAGTTGAAGTGCACCGTGTTAGATCTCCCACATGTTGTTTCTGGCTTGCAAGGAAGTGAAAACCTTAATTATGTTGGAGGAGACATGTTTAAGGAAATTCCTCCTACCGATGCCATTTTATTGAAG TTGTGGATATTGCATGATTGGAGTGATGACGAGTGTCTGAAAATACTAAAGAAATGCAAGGAAGCAATCAAGAGCAAAGGCAAAGAAGGGAAGGTGATTATTATAGACATGGTGATGGAGGAAAAGAAGGAAGATCATAAATTAGTTGAAACACAACTATTCTTTGATATGCTCATGATGGTTGTGCTCACcggaaaagagagaaataagaAAGAGTGGGTTAAGTTGATTACCTCTGCTGGTTTCAATGACTACAAGATAACTCAAGTTTTAGGACTAAGGTCTATTATTGAGATCTATCCATAG
- the LOC130728477 gene encoding uncharacterized protein LOC130728477 has translation MKNIVLETYSGKADSKEHLLYFNTKMVINVASDAVKCKMFPTTFKGTAMAWFTTLPRGSITNFRDFSSKFLVQFSASKTKYVTIEDLYNVRQSEGETLKQYVKRFNAASVKIEESEPNACARAFKNELQPGKINSKLSRKPAKSMAEVRARANTYILDEEDGAFKRRRAKVEKDGDQRDVSPEDKSSKENVE, from the coding sequence ATGAAGAATATAGTGTTGGAGACCTACAGTGGAAAGGCTGATTCCAAGGAGCACCTGCTGTATTTCAACACAAAGATGGTGATCAACGTCGCTTCTGATGCGGTCAAGTGTAAGATGTTTCCAACCACGTTCAAAGGCACAGCAATGGCGTGGTTCACGACTCTACCACGAGGATCCATCACGAACTTTCGTGACTTCTCATCCAAATTCCTTGTCCAGTTCTCGGCGAGCAAAACTAAGTACGTGACGATTGAAGATTTGTACAACGTGCGTCAATCTGAGGGAGAGACTTTGAAACAGTACGTGAAGCGGTTCAACGCTGCATCAGTAAAGATAGAGGAATCCGAGCCAAATGCCTGTGCCCGCGCCTTTAAAAACGAATTGCAACCAGGGAAGATAAATAGTAAATTGAGCCGAAAGCCAGCTAAGTCAATGGCGGAGGTGCGAGCCCGGGCGAACACGTACATACTTGACGAAGAGGATGGCGCTTTTAAGCGGAGACGCGCGAAGGTAGAGAAGGATGGCGACCAGAGGGATGTGTCACCAGAAGATAAGTCGAGCAAGGAGAACGTAGAGTGA